In bacterium, the DNA window TGGGGACGATCGGCCACGTGGACCACGGCAAGACGACGCTGACGGCGGCGATCACGATGACGCTGGCGAAGCGGAACCCGAAGATCCAGGTCCGCTCGTTCGACTCGATCGACAACGCGCCGGAAGAGAAG includes these proteins:
- a CDS encoding GTP-binding protein, whose product is MAKEKFERTKPHVNVGTIGHVDHGKTTLTAAITMTLAKRNPKIQVRSFDSIDNAPEEK